One genomic window of Glycine soja cultivar W05 chromosome 9, ASM419377v2, whole genome shotgun sequence includes the following:
- the LOC114425097 gene encoding aquaporin NIP2-1-like, with protein sequence MEGTSSQSTFAFIPSTIETPSPSIPEISSSSSPGSLARIAQSYPPGFPRKVLAEIIGTFLLVFVGSGSAGLSKIDERMVSKLGASLAGGLIVTVMIYSIGHISGAHMNPAVSLAFTAVRHLPWPQLPFYIAAQLTGAISASYTLRELLRPSNEIGGTSPAGSHIQALIMEMVTTYTMVFISMAVATDSNATGQLSGVAVGSSVCIASIVAGPISGGSMNPARTLGPAIATSYYKGLWVYFVGPITGAVLAAWSYNVIRDTEHPGFPISLSSISSKVRQSIGGTEQKSDQRCFV encoded by the exons ATGGAGGGGACCAGCAGCCAAAGCACGTTTGCCTTCATCCCTAGCACAATTGAGACACCAAGTCCAAGCATCCCTGagatatcatcatcatcttccccTGGTTCTCTTGCAAGAATTGCACAAAGTTACCCTCCCGGCTTTCCCAGAAAG GTGTTAGCGGAGATTATAGGGacatttttgttggtgtttgtggGAAGTGGTTCTGCTGGGCTAAGCAAGATTGATGAGAGGATGGTGTCAAAGCTTGGAGCATCACTTGCAGGAGGACTCATAGTGACGGTCATGATATACTCAATTGGACACATATCAGGGGCACACATGAATCCCGCGGTTTCTCTTGCTTTCACCGCCGTCAGGCATCTTCCTTGGCCACAG CTCCCATTTTATATAGCAGCTCAACTCACTGGTGCCATTTCTGCTTCATACACATTGCGAGAGCTGTTACGACCATCAAATGAGATTGGAGGAACATCACCTGCTGGATCACACATTCAAGCCCTAATCATGGAAATGGTGACCACATATACCATGGTGTTCATTTCCATGGCCGTGGCCACTGACTCAAACGCG ACAGGACAGCTATCAGGAGTAGCAGTAGGTTCTTCTGTTTGCATAGCAAGCATTGTAGCCGG ACCAATATCAGGGGGATCAATGAATCCAGCAAGGACATTAGGTCCTGCAATTGCGACATCATACTACAAGGGACTTTGGGTATATTTTGTTGGACCTATTACTGGGGCGGTTTTAGCAGCTTGGTCTTACAATGTGATTAGGGACACTGAACACCCTGGTTTTCCCATTTCACTATCCTCCATTTCATCCAAGGTGCGCCAAAGCATTGGTGGAACTGAACAAAAAAGCGACCAAAGATGCTTTGTGTGA
- the LOC114425355 gene encoding gibberellin-regulated protein 4-like has product MAKFFAAMILALFAISILQTVVMAANEQGGHLYDNKSKYGSGSVKSYQCPSQCSRRCSQTQYHKPCMFFCQKCCRQCLCVPPGYYGNKAVCPCYNNWKTKEGGPKCP; this is encoded by the exons ATGGCTAAGTTCTTTGCTGCTATGATCTTGGCACTCTTTGCCATTTCCATACTTCAAACAGTG GTAATGGCTGCTAATGAACAAGGAGGCCACTTGTATGACAACAAG aGCAAATATGGAAGTGGAAGTGTCAAGAGTTACC AATGCCCATCACAATGCTCGAGGAGATGTAGCCAGACCCAATACCACAAGCCCTGCATGTTTTTCTGTCAGAAGTGCTGCAGGCAATGCCTGTGTGTGCCCCCGGGGTATTATGGTAATAAAGCTGTGTGCCCTTGCTACAACAACTGGAAGACCAAGGAAGGAGGACCCAAGTGCCCTTGA